CAACTGGAACTGAGAAGTGCACAGTtccatacaaagattttttttttctttggcataaGTGAAGCTTAGGgtttatatatgtagaaatataaagaaacaaggaaaaaatcattatattgaatatcatcaataatgaaaaataaaaatagggGGTGCTGCAGTTCCACAGTACTTATCCATGAGCCGCCACCGACTCAACCATATCTCTATGCTTACATTTTGTCAGCATGACTCTCATAGATAAAAGTTTATTTCATTGCTGATATGACATATTTCCTCAAATAGACTATTATTCATAACTTTATGCCAATAAAATATATAGATTGGTTACCTTTATTATCGATTATCGTACTGAAATCTAGGATAGCCTACCAATAAACATCACTAgggaattcaaggtgtgattttcaTATCGGTTGTATATGacgacccccctcccccctttttcaaAGGTGAGTTTTAGGAATTAAGGGTCGTCTTATGTACAGAAATATACGGTCTGTctacctgttcaacacaaaaatatttgctgcaagtctaAACTTCTGTACCCAAGTACCACCGCTTCTACTGCCCAATTAGGGAGATCattacacaatctggtcacagctgaaaaacttttagaatacagtgtagtaataagccttatgatggaaaggCATAattgttagaactaactgcatacctagtactatgtataggatggtacagtctgagaatttctgaatgcaaaggatgctcATTTATGAGAattttattcaacatgcataaagaactaactgaaagcgAGTGCCAGAGATTAACGTGTAGGTCAGGGAAAAGAAactcaagttcttgtccaacaaatagCCGAGATTCAGCAGCTTTAGACCAGACAGGaaaaacatatttgaaaaatagcagaccaaaaaaattaaaattcttcatCGGAATAGATTGGTCAACGTAAATCTTAAAAAAGAACACCacgcatttctcaaaagtaaatttgcaataaatcaAGAAGCACCACTAAAATTTTAAGTCTTACGgagtttaaagaaacattatcaatgctgagatgtggatgttgaagaggcactgtcctcaacctacatacaatcatactttgagttttgttagggttcaacttcatggcccatgcactaattctagctaaatctatcAAGaaattcagcaacaccagatctacattcaggaaatggattTGATGTAAAGATAGtggcatcatctgcaaatgcaacaagcttgttttctagaccataTCACatgttttaaggccactcatgaatggcagaggcaatggacagtgacatagtcctagcaagcaggacaatgtcctagactgaccatatatacatgatcagcttccaagcccctctccacccaagctagggagggccaagcaatggctgctgatgactcaacaggtagacctataggctccccaaatcccctatccttggctcacaaggatgataaggttgcacacactacaggaagtaacgagtttgagcgggactcgaaccctagcctggcgatcactaggcagactttaccaataggccacacaCGTATAGTattaaagtaatgggccaagaacactaccctgaggagtaCCAGGTATCAaatacctatactcactatggtgaccattaacaactctgcaatctattacttaataattcaataataattaccaACTCCAAACTGTTTTAAGTTTGAAAAGAATGGCCttatgaataacacggtcaaagacagcactcaAATCAGGGACAACCataggaacttcctgaccacaatcaagggatttctgtacatcattggagattgtaagggcatcacatCCTCCAATGCCTTTACAAGtcatattgcaaactagggaacagatgattaccttcagcatacctattacgATGTTTTgccaagacattcaaaaactttggataatatgggaattatggacaATGGTAATCAGCTGGGCTAGACCTAcaacatcaaggtccaccaagtgTTTCGATTTCctgggaccgaaaagctaaactagttggtttatcctcaggaaacaggaattaCAAGATGTTCTCATTACTCTTATTATCAGGCACATCAGtctaaagggttgcctttccctttggacagtgattgacagcTATCTGGTTCAAGTTGAATTGTATTTGTTCCCAGTCGAAGCATAAACTCTCAGAACAACAGCCCATAGTCTAGTGCAGTAATTCCAAATCAAATCTGATGTGACCCTTCCAAATACGATAAGTATTCTGCTTGCTTCCCAAAATAGGCATCTACAATTGTCACTGGACCAGGGTTGTCTTTTACCGGTATGTTAGCTTACAAGAAGGAACAattgttgaccagattctcattgaAATGAACAAGATCACTTATATACAATTGTGACCATTTCAAATCACATAAAAtgcaattccagtctgctgagaTTATATATATGCTCAGCCTCATGTAATAACTAAATTGGAGAACctagtgtatactaggtccaaacaGTTACTGTATTGAGTACAACAGCTTCACTTATAATCTGCTCAAAGccttattcagaggcaaagtccaaagctcttaaactATGAAGATCAGTAGAAGAAACCGATTTTAACCACTCCCAATGGTGAATGCTGAAATCACCAAGAACAAGAGGCCTTTATACcaccttgtatcttagccataataagatgacaatcgaagatagaatcatccaagcctggattccagtagatcaaacacaaaAGATGTTATGCCTGCAACAAATGGTGTAATAATTACTTGTAAATCCAAAAGAcaacttaaaacaataaaaattatcataacctTTAACTGATAAAGATTTAATAACAAAGAGGCCCTAGCCCTTTGCTTCTTGCCATTAACTGCTAGACTACTGTACATTATTACTGTACTTTAAAAGTTTTATGGGCAAAGGTCGATAAACCAGCTTCTGTAGAAGTAATGTGAACATCAGGGTACTCGTAATCCTAGATAATACAGTTAAGTGTAATTTATAGTCTGAATAGTGACTACTAGTTAAAGACTACACTTTCGAAAGTCGATAACAACCATTAGTGAATTAACCTCAAGTACGCACCATCAAGTATAATGCGTACTTAAATCCTTAATAAAAGGTTAAAAATAAAgacagtatataaaaatttataaaatctttttcatatattttgcttaTTACTACAACTTATAACTAAATATCTAGTTTACTAAGAAATCAAATCTTTTAAGACCAAAGAAACAAAAACTTTTaaaactaatcatcatcatcatcaattacacCATTTTTGGCGAAAGAcgaagacgacgatgatgatgatccttCAGCAGCACTTCCTACATCATCATCTGTCAAACCTTCAGGCTTGGGTGTAGTTTTGAAAAAGTTTCCAATGCCCTTCTGCCAATCAGGTGTTGGTTGTGGATTATAACTGTTACCTCCACCATACCTGAGAAGAAAATGATCAAAATATAATACAGTACTAGTTGCCGAATTTGCTTCAAATCAAAATCATTGCTAAAAcactaagcaataaagatgtatatcataaccctggtactattattcgtattgaaactccgctttccacggaataaatcaataactTATACTTAATATTTGCACTAGATAAAATACTCTCGATTAATGAATGCAGGAACAAACTAATCTGATGTCCAAAATATTCTTTTGCTAATGACTTAGGAATCTTTTTTGTGGCTAGTCAGAAAAGGCACAGCAATTTGACCTTACAGAGATAAAACATTCTTCACATGGCTGGCCAATCAATTAGGGCAAATACTGATTATATTGAAAGTTGTTCTTTGAATTTACTCTGCTCATCCCATACTTAGGAATAAATCCTTAGGTCCAGCCAGTTTAAAATCTATACTTGATAGCAAGATTGAATAACACCTACTTCAATATGAAAATGCTTTTAAAAAAGACTTATCAAGTTCCTGATCTACTAAACTATAACACTAGATATAGAGTGCAGGCAGCGACGGGTGCACACAAGTTCAAGATTGATGTTCGACTCCATCAAGGATCAGTACTGTCCTTTCCTGCTTATCATAGTAATAAGGAAGATGCAAAGGAATACAGGGAAAGGGTCTCCTTACAGTCCTTTCCTGTTTATCATAGTAAGTGAGGAAGCTGCAAAAGGAGTACAGGGAAAGGGTCACCTCACAATCCTTTCCTGTTTATCATAGTAATGAAAGAAGCTGCAAAAGGAGTACAGGGAAAGGGTCTCCTCACAGACCTTTCCTGTTTATCATAGTAAGTGAGGAAGCTGCAAAAGGAGTACAGGGAAAGGGTCTCCTCACAGACCTTTCCTGTTTATCATAGTAAGTGAGGAAGCTGCAAAAGGAGTACAGGGAAAGGGTCTCCTCACAGACCTTTCCTGTTTATCATAGTAAGTGAGGAAGCTGCAAAAGGAGTACAGGGAAAGGGTCACCTCACAATCCTTTCCTGTTTATCATAGTAATGAAAGAAGCTGCAAAAGGAGTACAGGGAAAGGGTCTCCTCACAGACCTTTCCTGTTTATCATAGTAAGTGAGGAAGCTGCAAAAGGAGTACAGGGAAAGGGTCTCCTCACAGACCTTTCCTGTTTATCATAGTAAGTGAGGAAGCTGCAAAAGGAGTACAGGGAAAGGGTCTCCTCACAGACCTTTCCTGTTTATCATAGTAAGTGAGGAAGCTGCAAAAGGAGTACAGGGAAAGGGTCTCCTCACAGACCTTTCCTGTTTATCATAGTAAGTGAGGAAGCTGCAAAAGGAGTACAGGGAAAGGGTCACCTCACAATCCTTTCCTGTTTATCATAGTAATGGAAGAAGCTGCAAAAGGAGTACAGGGAAAGGGTCTCCTCACAGACCTTTCCTGTTTATCATAGTAAGTGAGGAAGCTGCAAAAGGAGTACAGGGAAAGGGTCTCCTCACAGTCCTTTCCTGTTTATCATAGTAAGTGAGGAAGCTGCAAAAGGAGTACAGGGAAAGGGTCACCTCACAATCCTTTCCTGTTTATCATAGTAATGGAAGAAGCTGCAAAAGGAGTACAGGGAAAGGGTCTCCTCACAGACCTTTCCTGTTTATCATAGTAAGTGAGGAAGCTGCAAAAGGAGTACAGGGAAAGGGTCTCCTCACAGTCCTTTCCTGTTTATCATAGTAAGTGAGGAAGCTGCAAAAGGAGTAAAGGGAAAGGGTCACCTCATAATCCTTTCCTGTTTATCATAGTAATGGAAGAAGCTGCAAAAGGAGCACAGGGAAAGGGTCTCCTCACAGACCTTTCCTGTTTATCATAGTAAGTGAGGAAGCTGCAAAAGGAGTACAGGGAAAGGGTCTCCTCACAGACCTTTCCTGTTTATCATAGTAAGTGAGGAAGCTGCAAAAGGAGTACAGGGAAAGGGTCACCTCACAATCCTTTCCTGTTTATCATAGTAATGGAAGAAGCTGCAAAAGGAGTACAGGGAAAGGGTCTCCCCATAGACCTTTCCTGTATATCATAGTAAGTGAGGAAGCTGCAAAAGGAGTACAGGGAAAGGGTCTCCTCACAGTCCTTTCCTGTTTATCATAGTAAGTGAGGAAGCTGCAAAAGGAGTAAAGGGAAAGGGTCACCTCACAATCCTTTCCTGTTTATCATAGTAATGGAAGAAGCTGCAAAAGGAGCACAGGGAAAGGGTCTCCTCACAGACCTTTCCTGTTTATCATAGTAAGTGAGGAAGCTGCAAAAGGAGTACAGGGAAAGGGTCTCCTCACAGACTTTTCCTGTTTATCATAGTAAGTGAGGAAGCTGCAAAAGGAGTACAGGGAAAGGGTCACCTCACAATCCTTTCCTGTTCATCATAGTAATGGAAGAAGCTGCAAAAGGAGTACAGGGAAAGGGTCTCCTCACAGACCTTTCCTGTTTATCATAGTAAGTGAGGAAGCTGCAAAAGGAGTACAGGGAAAGGGTCTCCTCACAGTCCTTTCCTGTTTATCATAGTAAGTGAGGAAGCTGCAAAAGGAGTACAGGGAAAGGGTCACCTCACAATCCTTTCCTGTTTATCATAGTAATGGAAGAAGCTGCAAAAGGAGTACAGGGTAAGGGTCTCCTCACAGACCTTTCCTGTTTATCATAGTAAGTGAGGAAGCTGCAAAAGGAGTACAGGGAAAGGGTTACCTCACAATCCTTTCCTGTTTATCATAGTAATGGAAGAAGCTGCAAAAGGAGTACAGGGAAAGGGTCTCCTCACAGTCCTTTCCTGTTTATCATAGTAAGTGAGGAAGCTGCAAAAGGAGTACAGGGAAAGGGTCACCTCACAGACCTTTCCTGGTTATCATAGTAATGGAAGAAGCTGCAAAAGGAGTACAGGGAAAAGGTCTCCTCACAGACCTTTCCTGTTTATCATAGTAAGTGAGGAAGCTGCAAAGGAGTACAGGGAAAGGGTCTCCTCGCAGACCTTTCCTGTTTATCATAGTAAGTGAGGAAGCTGCAAAAGGAGTACAGGGAAAGGGTCTCCTCACAGTCCTTTCCTGTTTATCATAGTAATGGAGGAAGCTGCAAAGGAGTTTAGGGAAAGGGTCTCCTCACAGTCCTTTCCTGTTTATCATAGTAATGGAGGAAGCTGCaaagaagaacagggaaagggtcTCCTCACAGTCCTTTCCTGTTTATCATAGTAATGAAGGATGCTGCAAAGGAGTACAGGGAAAGGGTCTCCTCACAGACCTTTCCTGTTCATCATAGTAATGGAGGAAGCTGCAAAGGAGTACGGGGAAAGGGTCTCCTCACAGACCTTTCCTGTTCATCATAGTAATGGAGGAAGCTGCAAAGGAGTACGGGGAAAGGGTCTCCTCACAGACCTTTCCTGTTCATCATAGTAATGGAGGAAGCTGCAAAGAAGTACGGGGAAAGGTTCTCCTCACAGTCCTTTCCTGTTCATCATAGTAATGGAGGAAGCTGCAAAAGGAGTACGGGGAAAGGGTCTCCTCACAGTCCTTTCCTGTTTATCATAGTAATGGAGGAAGCTGCAAAAGGAGTACGGGGAAAGGGTCTCCTCACAGTCCTTTCCTGTTTATCATAGTAATGGAGGAAGCTGCAAAGGAGTACAGGGAAAGGGTCTCCTCACAGACCTTTCCTGTTTATCATAGTAAGTGAGGAAGCTGCAAAGAAGTACGGGGAAAGGTTCTCCTCACAGTCCTTTCCTGTTCATCATAGTAATGGAGGAAGCTGCAAAAGGAGTACGGGGAAAGGGTCTCCTCACAGTCCTTTCCTGTTTATCATAGTAATGGAGGAAGCTGCAAAAGGAGTACGGGGAAAGGGTCTCCTCACAGTCCTTTCCTGTTTATCATAGTAATGGAGGAAGCTGCAAAGGAGTACGGGGAAAGGGTCTCCTCACAGACCTTTTCTGTTCATCATAGTAATGGAGGAAGCTGCAAAGGAGTACAGGAAAAGGGTCTCCTCACAGACCTTTCCTGTTTATCATAGTAATGGAGGAAGCTGCAAAGGAGTACAGGGAAAGGGTCTCCTCACAGACCTTTCCTGTTTATCATAGTAATGGAGGAAGCTGCAAAGGAGTACGGGGAAAGGGTCTCCTCACAGACCTTTCCTGTTTATCATAGTAATGGAGGAAGCTGCAAAGGAGTACGGGGAAAGGGTCTCCTCACAGACCTTTCCTGTTCATCATAGTAATGGAGGAAGCTGCAAAGGAGTACGGGGAAAGGTTCTCCTCACAGTCCTTTCCTGTTCATCATAGTAATGGAGGAAGCTGCAAAAGGAGTACGGGGAAAGGGTCTCCTCACAGTCCTTTCCTGTTTATCATAGTAATGGAGGAAGCTGCAAAAGGAGTACGGGGAAAGGGTCTCCTCACAGTCCTTTCCTGTTTATCATAGTAATGGAGGAAGCTGCAAAGGAGTACGGGGAAAGGGTCTCCTCACAGTCCTTTTCTGTTCATCATAGTAATGGAGGAAGCTGCAAAGGAGTACAGGAAAAGGGTCTCCTCACAGACCTTTCCTGTTCATCATAGTAATGGAGGAAGCTGCAAAGGAGTACAGGAAAAGGGTCTCCTCACAGACCTTTCCTGTTCATCATAGTAATGGAGGAAGCTGCAAAGGAGTACGGGGAAAGGGTCTCCTCACAGACCTTTCCTGTTCATCATAGTAATGGAGGAAGCTGCAAAGGAGTACGGGGAAAGGGTCTCCTCACAGACCTTTCCTGTTCATCATAGTAATGGAGGAAGCTGCAAAGGAGTATGGGGAAAGGGTCTCCTCACAGTCCTTCCCTGTTCATCATAGTAATGGAGGAAGCTGCAAAGGAGTACGGGGAAAGGGTCTCCTCACAGTCCTTCCCTGTTTATCATAGTAATGGAGGAAGCTGCAAAGAAGTACAGGGAAAGGTTCTCCTCACAGTCCTTTCCTGTTTATCATAGTAATGGAGGAAGCTGCAAAAGGAGTACGGGGAAAGGGTCTCCTCACAGTCCTTTCCTGTTCATCATAGTAATGGAGGAAGCTGCAAAAGGAGTACGGGGAAAGGGTCTCCTCACAGTCCTTTCCTGTTCATCATAGTAATGGAGGAAGCTGCAAAGGAGTACGGGGAAAGGGTCTCCTCACAGTCCATTCCTGTTTATCATAGTAATGAAGGATGCTGCAAAGGAGTACAGGGAAAGGGTCTCCTCACAGTCCATTCCTGTTTATCATAGTAATGGAGGAAACTGCAAAGAAGTACAGGGAAAGGGTCTCCTCACAGTCCTTTCCTGTTTATCATAGTAATGGAGGAAGCTGCAAAAGGAGTACAGGGAAAGGGTCTCCTCACAGTCCTTTCCTGTTTATCATAGTAATGGAGGAAGCTGCAAAGGAGTACGGGGAAAGGGTCTCCTCACAGTCCTTTCCTGTTTATCATAGTAATGAAGGATGCTGCAAAGTACAGGGAAAGGGTCTCCTCACAGACCTTTCCTGTTCATCATAGTAATGGAGGAAGCTGCAAAGGAGTACAGGGAAAGGGTCTCCTCACAGACCTTTCCTGTTTATCATAGTAATGGAGGAAGCTGCAAAAGGAGTACaatagaacctcggtttacgaacgactccgcttacaaatttttcggtttacgaagggactttctctgaaaaattcatctcggttaacgaatattgtatcggttaacgaatttaaatttccctcccacgcgccgttttttttttttgtggaaaagtgttaacgccgcgcttcccgatcgcatttttcatggaaataacttaacaacAGCATCTCaaaatggagtcacgtgactcctcccacgcatacctaccaacccctaaacccctttattacccccttcactcgttcattatctcagtatccgccgtctcgatagcatacatacttagtgaattcgtggacgatttctttgtgatttttacacgtggtttgtgatttgttttattttcactcatttgtgattacagtactgtactgtattattgtgatagacaatggctcctaagatgtcaaagaaggaaagcagtaagaagaagctgatgataacgatcgagatgaagaaggagatcatcgagaagcatgaccaaggcatgcgtgtgaaagacattgctagttttttcaatcgctcgcagtcgacgatatgcacaatattaaagaaaaaagaagaaataaaggccgctaaagtagctaaaggtgtatcgtcgttgtcaaaacaacggccacctattcttgatgacgtagaaaatttattaatggtgtggttaaatgagaagcagctcgcaggagattcagtaaatgagaacatgatttgcgagaaggcaagaaccatttacgaggagggaggcactgcacaatcactgtcttcgagtgagataaaagattttttaaaagaagtgggaagacgtgaaaagttttcttgaggaaaatgtcccgaataaggctgaaacagaccgtgcaataaatttattagtcgataatggggtgggtcaattctataaaattttaaagaacagacaaaagcaggtgtcttgaaaaatatcttgtgaagggggagaaaagaactgtgaaagacaacgaccaagagtctcgcaaacgcaaaaccagtgatagtgaacgccattctcgcgacagaactccagtcaacgttcctgaagttctcatggagggagattctccctccaagcagtaaccccctcctcctccttcccctcctctcgtctccatcaagccagcagcgccactcctctaaggtaaagttcaggtttactgtgcatgcatatccatattttcatcattaaatgactgcaatattttaataattttgtgtagagtacagtagagtactatatgtgtaaggaaaaatttgtgaaaattggtttttgtagatgggttgaactaattattttgattttataacattcttatggggaaattcgtttcgcgatacgaatttttcggtttaagagttcgcattaggaacgaattaaattcgtaaaccgaggttctactgtataggGAAAGGGTCTCCTCACAGTCCTTTCCTGTTTATCATAGTAATGAAGGAAGCTGCAAAGGAGTACGGGGAAAGGGTCTCCTCACAGTCCTTTCCTGTTTATCATAGTAATGAAGGATGCTAGGGAAAGTCCCCTTACAGCAGTTTTATGCAATGATACAGTATTAACAGCAGAATCAGAGGAAAAGGTGGTGGAAATACTACATTTCAAGGGTGGAACGGAGATAAAAAGATAGAATTAACAAGGAAGTAAAGGAGGAAAAACAATTGGGAAAGTGGCTGTTGTTGGGGGTGAACTGGACATAGTACTGACTATAACAAATGGTGTTACAAAAATTACATGGGCTAAGACTTTAGATGCTGTTGACCTTGTGCATACAGGTCATGACCTGAAGGAAGACTGAATCAGACTCCCCCAGCTCGGTGGTTGGAAGCCAAGGGCTGGAAGATTTTGGTTGGGCACTGTCCAAGCAGTCCAAATCATCTAGTAGAATCTCCACCACCTGGCTCATACCCAGCTGGGCCAGGAGTGGGTGGTAGTTGTCATAGTGAGGTACAGCAAGAGAACAAAGCCCGGGAGGGGTTTCCCTAGGCTGGGGTGCTGAGGCAGTCGCTACACCCTGTTGAAGATGAAGGTTATAAACAACTTTTGAGGCCCGATTCATAGGCAGCATAGCAGTTTCCTTCCTACCCCTAGACTTTCCTATAAAGGAATCAAGGATGCTTTGTGCTTCCTTCATGGGAGAGATAAGAGAAGCTGTAGCTCCCAAGACTCCAATGCCTGAAAGTGCTCTCAGGAGGTGGAGGGAAGTTTCAGAGGAGGGATAGGAGAGGGCAAATAGTCTGCCTTGACAATGGAAAGCCTATAAGACTAAGATAGAGTGCACCCTACTGGTTTGAGAATGTAGGGCATCTCCCAGAAGACATGACCTGCCTATCCTTAAACTGTCTTTGAGGATCTTCGTTGGGTCCAAAC
The nucleotide sequence above comes from Palaemon carinicauda isolate YSFRI2023 chromosome 18, ASM3689809v2, whole genome shotgun sequence. Encoded proteins:
- the LOC137657108 gene encoding PCNA-associated factor-like, which produces MVRTRADAGATKVSAAKAPRKVLTGGAGSSSAGSSGSVRTPGKDRYGGGNSYNPQPTPDWQKGIGNFFKTTPKPEGLTDDDVGSAAEGSSSSSSSSFAKNGVIDDDDD